From Bradyrhizobium sp. sBnM-33:
CCACGAAGCAATCAGGCGGTTTCACCGATGAGCAGTTGGCGGCCTTGCGTGGGCTGAACACGCCGCTGTCGCGGGTCATAGAGATCATCAACTGGCGCCGCATGGCCGCGAACCTCTTGGATACCTATGTCGGCAACCGTGCCGGCGAGCGGATTCTCGGCGGCCAGATCAGGCGCGGCCACACCGAGACGATGAACGCCGCGATCTGGCTGTCCGATCTGCGTGGCTTCACGGCGCTGTCGGACCGGCTGCCGGCCGAGGCCGTCGTGGACATCCTGAACCGCTATTTCGATTGCCAGGTCGCGGCGATCAAGAAGCATGGCGGCGACGTGCTCAAATACATGGGTGACGGGCTGCTCGCGGTATTTCCGATCGACGAATATGTGGGCGACGAGCAGAAGGTCTGCTCGCATGTGGTGGAGGCCGCCCACGAATCCCGCGCCAGCGTGGCCGAGCTGAATTATCCGATTGGAGACACGATCGAACGTTTTCGCTTCGGCCTTGCCCTGCATGTCGGGCGAATTCTTTACGGCAATATCGGCGGCGGCAATCGGCTCGACTTCACCTGCATCGGCCCCGCGGTCAATCTCGCCGCGCGGCTGGAAAAGATCGCCAGCCAGCTCGGCCGCACCGTCGTCGCCTCCGAAGGCTTTGCCGGAATTTGCCGCGGCGGCTGGAGCGAGCTGGGCGAGTTTCCGGTTGCCGGTTTCTCAAAGGCGGCACGCGTCTACGGCCTGGCCGACGAAAAATCGGCGGCCTAAGGAATCCGTAGATGGGGTAACGGGCCGGCCGAACCAGCCGCACGCTCGCTACGGCGCGATTTGGAAGCGCGCTCGCGTGCGGCTTTGCCGGGAGGCGGTCGTCCCACAGACTGATGGTGTCAATAACCGGAGTCGGGCGAGCCCGCTCCAAGCATCATCGAGGGACGACCATGTACCACTATGCCGGAATCGACGTGTCTTTGAAAAGCTCGACCATTTGCGTGGTCGATGGCGCGGGCAAGATTTTGCGGGAGGCGAAGGTGGCGAGCGAGCCGGAGGCCCTGATCGCCTGGTTTCGGTCGTTGGGGCTTTCGCTCGAGCGGATCGGCCTGGAGGCAGGTCCTCTGTCGCAATGGCTTTACGCGGCGCTGCGCGAAGCGAAGTTTGCGGTCGAGCTTTTGGAGACGCGGCACGTCCGCGATGCCTTCAAATCGATGCCGGTGAAGTCGGACCGCAATGATGCCCGCGGGATCGCGCAACTGATGCGGCTGGGCTGGTTCCGCCCGGTGCACTGCAAGTCGATCGAAGCGCAGGAGACGCGTGCGGTTCTGACGGCGCGCAAACTGCTGCAGTCGAAGCTGCGCGACGTCGAGAACAGTCTGCGTGGCGTGCTCCGGGGCTTTGGCCTGAAGGTCGGCAAGACCACCGAATGCACGTTCGCCAGCCGTATCCGGGAGCTGGTCGCCGGCCATCCTGGACTGGAGCTGGTGGCAAAGGCGCTGCTCGAAGCCCATGCCGTGCTGCGGCGCGAGTTCAGCAGCCTGGACAAGCGAACCCAGAAGCTCGCCCGATCGCATCCGCCGGCCAGGCTTCTGATGACAACGCCGTCAGTCGGTCCGATCGTCGCTCTCACCTATGCCGCTGCGATCGATGATCCGAAGCGATTCCGCGCATCCAAGGCCACAGGCGCGCACTTCGGACTGACCCCGAAGAAACATCAGTCGGGGCAAAAAGACTACACCGGCCGCATCAGCAAGATTGGCGATGCCTCGGTGCGGGAGGCACTCCACCAGGCCGCTCACGTCATGCTGACCAAACCGATCAAGGGCTGCTCGGCGCTGAAGAGCTGGGCGATGCGGATCGCCAAACGCGCGGGCATGCGCAAGGCCAAGGTGGCGCTGGCGCGCAAGCTTGCCGTCATCCTGCACCGCATGCTTGCCGACGCCAAACCGTTCAACCCGATGGCCAAGGCCACCGCAACCTAAGCAAGGAGCATCGATCGATTCCGGGCGGGCCAAGACACCAGGCTCTCCCCGAGCGAAGTCCCTCGCCGGGACGATGGATCCGGTCAGGCCGCCATCCGGGAAGTCGGCTCACAACCACGCACCCCGTAGATTGGCCGGCCGGTTCCTCATGCACCCCAGAAGGTGACGGCCTCAGCGCCGATCCCGTACAGAAGCAAGTGCCCGGCAAGTGGACCAAGCAAGAGGGATTGACAAACCAAGGCCCGTTACAGAAGCCCGGATGGAGCGAAGCGCAATCCGGGATTTGCGCCGCGGCCCGAGCTGTCCCCGGATTACGCTGCGCTCCATCCGGGCTACGAGTAGCGTGCTACACTTGTGGCTCTGCCTGATCCCCGTAGCTCGGATGGAGCGCAGCGCAATCCGGTGTAGACTGGCACCATGGTGCACTATCGGCGTAATTTCGTCCCCGGTGGGACGTTTTTCTTCATAGTCACGCTGGATGACCGAAGGTCATCCGCGCTGATTGATCATATCGCGCTGCTACGGGCGGCATTTCGGAAGACGCGGAACGAACGGGCTTTTGTGACCGAGGCCATCGTCATTCTCCCGGACCACTTACATGCAATACTAACTTTGCCGCCCGGCGACTCGGACTTTTCGGATAGGTGGCGACGGATCAAGGGAAGCTTTACGCGAGGCGTCATCGCGACAGGCGCTCAAATTTCGCGCGACCATCGCGGAGAATACTCTCTCTGGCAGAAACGCTTTTGGGAGCACACCATACGTGATGCACGGGATTTCGAGCGCTGCGCCGACTACGTGCATTTTAATCCCGTCAAGCATCAGCTAGCAGCATCTCCGTCCGATTGGCCATTTTCTTCGCTGCATCGCTACGTCCGTGCGGGCATTTTGCCTCCGGATTGGGGCGGCGACGGGAGTACCGATACGATCAATTTCGGTGAGCGGAAAGACTGACCCGGATTGCGCTTCGCTCCATCCGGGCTACGGGCCGGGCGCGTTACTCCTCCGGCTCGGTCGTGAACAGGAGCGGATAACCCTTGGCGCGGCCGGCGTCGGTGGCGCGGGTCGCCTTGGTCTCGGCGACGTCCTTGGTGAACACGGCAACCACGCAGACGCCGCGGCGGTGCGCTGTGATCATCACCTTATGGGCCTGGTCCTCGCTCATGCGGAATTCGGCCTTCAGCACCGTGACGACGAATTCGCGCGGCGTGTAGTCGTCATTGATCAGGATGACCTTGTGCAGGCGCGGCCGTTCGACCTTGGTTTTGACCTGGGTTTTTGGCGTGACAACGGTATCTGCCATTTCCAGCTAAGTCCCGAAGCGAACGAACTCAGACGGTCCGGCAGTGCTCAGTTGGCGCGGCAATCCGACAAGCGCTGGGCCATCGTCCGATCGCCGCGGCTGACGGCCGTCTCGATCAGTTTACAGGCTCCGGGCCGGTCCTGAAACTGGGGGTTTGCCGAGAGTTTCAGCTCTCAGGGCTGCCATCGCTCGCGGCTGGGGGCGTAACCATGATCGTTACCAATGCGGCCCTTCGTAGCGGCCGCGTCGCATCTGTCGCGCCTGGCGTTCTAATCGTTCAAAATCTGATACCGGCAGGCGAGCCGCGGGATGGAACCTGCCGGCACGCGGGCTGTGGAGGAAGCCTGATCCTAACCCGAATGTGAAGGATAAATGATTTCAGCGCTTTGCGTCGACAGCTTTGCATGTCACCATTGCTGTCGTTCGACGGGAGGGCCGCAATGCGCTGGTATGTCTCGATCGGGGTCGTGCTTGTAGCCGGCGTACTCGCGGGCGGCGACGTGGCAGGTGTTGCCGCGCCGAACCCAACGAACCGGCCGGGCCACCAATTGAACGCCCACAGCCGCCAACTGTCCGACAAGGACGCCAATCCGACCGTCGACGTCGAACTCGTCCTTGCCGTCGACGTCTCCTACTCAATGGACATGGATGAACTGGCGCTGCAGCGGGAGGGCTACGCGCAGGCGATCGTCTCCAAGGAATTTTTGCAGGCACTCAAGAGCGGGCCGAACGGCAGGATCGCGATCACCTATTTCGAGTGGGCGGCATCAACCGACCAGAAGATCATCATCCCGTGGCGCGTGATCGACGGACCCGAGACGGCCGACGCCGTCGCCAACGAGATCGTCAAGACCCCGATCCGCCGGGCATCGCGCACTTCGATTTCGGGTGCGATCAACTTCGCAATGCCGCTGTTCGACGAGAGCCCGCATCGCGGTTTGCGGCGGGTGATCGACATCTCGGGCGATGGCCCGAACAACAACGGCGCGCCGGTCCTCATCGCGCGCGATGCCGCGTTGGAAAAGGGCATCGTCATCAATGGCCTGCCAATCATGGTGAAGGAACCGTCTTACTCCACCATGGATATCGACAATCTCGATTTCTATTACGAGGACTGCGTCATCGGCGGCCCCGGCTCGTTCGTGGTGACGATCAAGGAACGCGACAAGTTCAAGGAAGCGATCCGCACCAAGCTGCTGCTCGAGATCGCCGGCCGCACGCCCGAACGCCCGGTGGTGCCTGCAGCGGGCAGGGAGCCGCGCGTCAATTGCATGATAGGCGAGAAGATCTGGCAGGACAGGTGGGGGCGGTGATTGTTTCGTAGCCCGGATGGAGCGACGCGAAATCCGGGAACATGGTCGCCATCTGCACCACCCCCGGATTGCGCTGCGCTCCATCCGGGCTACGGGCTACGAGTTCACCTTTTAAATCTCGCCACTAATTCCACATGCGGCGTGTGGCGGAACTGGTCGACTGGCGTGACGCCTTCTATTTTAAAGCCGCCCTCGATCAAGATCTTCGCATCGCGCGCGAATGTCGTGACGTTACACGATACTGCAACCACCGTCGTTACCTTGCTCGCCGCAATCTGCGTCACCTGCGCTTGCGCGCCCTGCCGCGGAGGATCGAACACCACCGTATCGTAGTCGCGCAATTCCTGCGGCATCACCGGACGGCGAAACAGGTCGCGCGGCTCGGCCTTGACCGGCTTCAGGCCAGATGTGGACGTCGCAGCCTTCTGCAGCGCCGCGATCGCCGCCCTGTCGCTGTCGAAGGCGGCGACCTTCGCTTTCGCCGCAAGCCGCAGCGCAAAGGGACCGACGCCGCAGAACAGGTCGGCGATCTGCTTGGCTCGCTTGCAATGTTCGGAAACGAGCGCAGCCAGCGCCTCCTCGCCCGCCACTGTGGCCTGCAGGAAGGAGCCGGGCGGCAGCGTCACCTGTGCGGTGCCCATCGAAACGACAGGCGGCGTTCGCATCAGCACCAGCTCGCCATGGCGCGTCAGGCGGGCCAGCCGGTGTTGTTCGGCGATGCGCGACAGCCGCGCGACCACGGCTGACGATACCGGCCCGGAGCCGCGCACATCGACGTCGAGTCCGCTATTGGTCGCGGTGATCTGGATGTCGAGCGGCTTGCCCATCGCGATCAACGGCTCGGCGATGGCCCAGGCGGCCTCGATCGCGCCGCTCAATTGCGGATCCAGGATCGGGCAGCGGTCGATCGGAATGATGTCGTGCGAACCCGCTGCTGCATAGCCGACCTTGAGCACATCGTGCGTTCCGATTCGGCCGTGCAGGGTAATGCGCCGGCGGCCCGCGCCATGGGCGTCGACGAGGGCTGCGACATCGCAATCGATTCCCGCCTGCGAAAGCGTCGTCACCACCAACTCGCGCTTCCAGCCGCGATAGGGCTCGGCGTCCCAGTGCTGGATCGCACAGCCGCCGCAGACGCCGAAATGCGGACAAAACGGTGCGACACGCTCGACGCTCGCTGTCTCGACCTTGAGCAATCGCCGGCGGTCGGGATGGTGGCCTGGAACCGGACCGGCCTCTATTGTTTCGCCGCCGAGCGTGTACGGCACATAGATGTTGCCGCCACCTGATATGGCGACGCCGTCGCCGTGATGGCCGACATGGTCGATGACGAGGCGTTCGCTTTCAGCCACGGCGCGCGCCCATGAAGAACTCGATATTGCCATCGCCGCCTTTGATCGACGACGGAAACACTTGGAT
This genomic window contains:
- the clpS gene encoding ATP-dependent Clp protease adapter ClpS — encoded protein: MADTVVTPKTQVKTKVERPRLHKVILINDDYTPREFVVTVLKAEFRMSEDQAHKVMITAHRRGVCVVAVFTKDVAETKATRATDAGRAKGYPLLFTTEPEE
- a CDS encoding adenylate/guanylate cyclase domain-containing protein, with translation MNASELQKLTDWLIDGGRSAASPKSFMAETCERMVAAGLPLWRVGVFVRTLHPDIYGRSFIWKPGTDVEVGTVDHKILDSPDFHNSPIIIVFQQGQEVRARADDPQSARFPIVEELRAEGVTDYIALPLFFTDGTIHASSWTTKQSGGFTDEQLAALRGLNTPLSRVIEIINWRRMAANLLDTYVGNRAGERILGGQIRRGHTETMNAAIWLSDLRGFTALSDRLPAEAVVDILNRYFDCQVAAIKKHGGDVLKYMGDGLLAVFPIDEYVGDEQKVCSHVVEAAHESRASVAELNYPIGDTIERFRFGLALHVGRILYGNIGGGNRLDFTCIGPAVNLAARLEKIASQLGRTVVASEGFAGICRGGWSELGEFPVAGFSKAARVYGLADEKSAA
- a CDS encoding IS110 family transposase, which gives rise to MYHYAGIDVSLKSSTICVVDGAGKILREAKVASEPEALIAWFRSLGLSLERIGLEAGPLSQWLYAALREAKFAVELLETRHVRDAFKSMPVKSDRNDARGIAQLMRLGWFRPVHCKSIEAQETRAVLTARKLLQSKLRDVENSLRGVLRGFGLKVGKTTECTFASRIRELVAGHPGLELVAKALLEAHAVLRREFSSLDKRTQKLARSHPPARLLMTTPSVGPIVALTYAAAIDDPKRFRASKATGAHFGLTPKKHQSGQKDYTGRISKIGDASVREALHQAAHVMLTKPIKGCSALKSWAMRIAKRAGMRKAKVALARKLAVILHRMLADAKPFNPMAKATAT
- a CDS encoding class I SAM-dependent RNA methyltransferase — encoded protein: MAESERLVIDHVGHHGDGVAISGGGNIYVPYTLGGETIEAGPVPGHHPDRRRLLKVETASVERVAPFCPHFGVCGGCAIQHWDAEPYRGWKRELVVTTLSQAGIDCDVAALVDAHGAGRRRITLHGRIGTHDVLKVGYAAAGSHDIIPIDRCPILDPQLSGAIEAAWAIAEPLIAMGKPLDIQITATNSGLDVDVRGSGPVSSAVVARLSRIAEQHRLARLTRHGELVLMRTPPVVSMGTAQVTLPPGSFLQATVAGEEALAALVSEHCKRAKQIADLFCGVGPFALRLAAKAKVAAFDSDRAAIAALQKAATSTSGLKPVKAEPRDLFRRPVMPQELRDYDTVVFDPPRQGAQAQVTQIAASKVTTVVAVSCNVTTFARDAKILIEGGFKIEGVTPVDQFRHTPHVELVARFKR
- a CDS encoding REP-associated tyrosine transposase, whose protein sequence is MVHYRRNFVPGGTFFFIVTLDDRRSSALIDHIALLRAAFRKTRNERAFVTEAIVILPDHLHAILTLPPGDSDFSDRWRRIKGSFTRGVIATGAQISRDHRGEYSLWQKRFWEHTIRDARDFERCADYVHFNPVKHQLAASPSDWPFSSLHRYVRAGILPPDWGGDGSTDTINFGERKD
- a CDS encoding DUF1194 domain-containing protein — its product is MRWYVSIGVVLVAGVLAGGDVAGVAAPNPTNRPGHQLNAHSRQLSDKDANPTVDVELVLAVDVSYSMDMDELALQREGYAQAIVSKEFLQALKSGPNGRIAITYFEWAASTDQKIIIPWRVIDGPETADAVANEIVKTPIRRASRTSISGAINFAMPLFDESPHRGLRRVIDISGDGPNNNGAPVLIARDAALEKGIVINGLPIMVKEPSYSTMDIDNLDFYYEDCVIGGPGSFVVTIKERDKFKEAIRTKLLLEIAGRTPERPVVPAAGREPRVNCMIGEKIWQDRWGR